A single window of Sphingobacteriales bacterium DNA harbors:
- a CDS encoding dienelactone hydrolase family protein: MKANVHHLPITKHARVYTYGNNIDKADVVWLVAHGYGYLSEKFIQRFSDLDADKHFVIAPEALNRFYLNGLSGKVGASWMTTEDRENEILDYMQYLDNVFLTFNLHKVRKLVVLGFSQGGSTVARWFLNTKHPIETLVFWGSSIPDEVLNSEKIHTAKIFTLIGDEDEFVQKDTLDTIMKKYNNVNLKFSHIFYKGGHKILTQPLMQLIDKLKLS, translated from the coding sequence ATGAAAGCTAATGTACATCATTTGCCAATTACAAAACATGCAAGAGTTTATACTTATGGAAATAATATAGACAAAGCAGATGTAGTTTGGTTGGTAGCTCATGGTTATGGTTATCTGTCAGAAAAATTTATTCAAAGATTCTCAGATTTAGATGCAGATAAGCATTTTGTTATTGCCCCAGAAGCGTTAAATAGATTTTATTTGAATGGACTTTCTGGAAAAGTAGGTGCATCGTGGATGACTACTGAAGATAGAGAAAATGAGATTTTAGACTATATGCAATACTTAGATAATGTTTTTCTTACATTTAATTTACATAAGGTCAGAAAATTGGTAGTTTTAGGATTTTCACAAGGTGGTTCTACAGTTGCAAGGTGGTTTTTGAATACAAAACATCCTATCGAGACATTAGTATTTTGGGGAAGTTCTATTCCAGATGAAGTTTTAAACTCAGAGAAAATTCACACAGCAAAAATTTTCACATTGATTGGTGATGAAGATGAATTTGTACAAAAAGATACTTTGGACACAATTATGAAAAAATATAATAATGTAAATTTAAAGTTTTCACATATTTTTTACAAAGGCGGACATAAAATTCTAACTCAACCTTTAATGCAACTAATTGACAAGTTAAAACTAAGCTAA